From the Candidatus Nitrosocosmicus arcticus genome, one window contains:
- a CDS encoding aspartate aminotransferase family protein, with the protein MDSKIGMKYEDYADLYKSKTFESMNLYFKSRDIFPGGINHNIRYFKPYPFFTIKSRGKYLFDIDGNRYLDFWNGHWALILGHSPEIVTSKLKKQIGKGTLYGTANKASWKLGNEISKAIPLAENLRFCSTGSEATMYAIRLARASTGKRVIAKVEGGWHGFNTNLLQSVNYPYEADEGMGLIEDEGHFIESLQFNDLERSIKVLESIKDDLAAVIVEPVLGGAGCITPQDGYLLGLQEFAKRNGSLFILDEIVTGFRFAFNGAMNLFKLDPDLFTLGKIIGGGLPIGAVCGKKEIMKMADSTVDNNKSSYCSIGGGTFSANPLTMKAGYHTLKELRKNPKIYEKINNLGEMARKELSKLFVELGIRVQVTGMGSLFMVHFLSERAERIENAVDAALGDKELLINYDMALMAKHDIFFLPGKMGSFSNANDKKDVTRLVEATRRIFEQNKQ; encoded by the coding sequence ATGGACAGTAAAATAGGCATGAAATATGAAGATTATGCGGATTTGTACAAGAGTAAAACATTTGAATCTATGAATTTGTATTTCAAATCCAGAGATATTTTTCCGGGAGGAATTAATCATAACATTCGATATTTTAAACCTTATCCTTTTTTTACCATTAAGTCACGTGGTAAATATTTATTTGACATTGATGGAAACAGGTATTTGGATTTTTGGAATGGCCATTGGGCTCTTATCCTTGGTCATTCTCCAGAAATTGTGACATCGAAGTTAAAGAAACAAATTGGCAAAGGTACTCTCTATGGGACCGCAAATAAAGCAAGTTGGAAACTAGGTAATGAAATTAGTAAGGCCATACCTCTTGCAGAGAATTTAAGATTCTGTAGCACAGGTTCAGAAGCGACTATGTATGCAATTCGTTTGGCGAGGGCTTCAACTGGCAAGAGGGTAATTGCCAAAGTAGAGGGAGGATGGCATGGTTTCAATACGAACCTCTTGCAATCAGTGAACTATCCATATGAAGCTGATGAAGGCATGGGTCTAATTGAAGATGAGGGACATTTTATTGAATCATTACAGTTTAACGATTTAGAAAGATCCATCAAAGTATTGGAGTCTATTAAAGACGACCTGGCAGCGGTTATTGTTGAACCTGTTTTGGGTGGAGCTGGATGTATCACGCCCCAAGACGGATATCTACTCGGATTACAAGAGTTTGCAAAAAGGAATGGAAGTCTCTTCATCCTAGACGAAATAGTTACTGGATTCAGGTTCGCCTTTAATGGTGCTATGAATTTATTCAAGTTAGACCCGGACCTTTTTACTTTAGGCAAAATTATTGGTGGAGGACTCCCAATTGGAGCAGTCTGTGGAAAGAAAGAGATAATGAAAATGGCAGATTCAACTGTGGACAATAATAAATCTTCATATTGTTCGATTGGTGGAGGCACATTCTCAGCAAACCCATTGACTATGAAAGCTGGATATCATACTTTAAAAGAATTAAGAAAAAATCCAAAAATATATGAGAAAATCAATAATCTTGGAGAGATGGCAAGAAAAGAATTGTCAAAATTATTCGTTGAGCTCGGAATAAGAGTCCAGGTGACTGGAATGGGTTCTTTGTTCATGGTTCATTTTCTAAGCGAAAGGGCAGAGAGGATTGAGAATGCTGTTGATGCAGCACTCGGTGACAAAGAGTTATTGATTAATTACGATATGGCCCTAATGGCTAAACATGACATATTTTTCTTGCCTGGAAAGATGGGATCTTTTTCAAACGCTAATGACAAGAAAGATGTAACTAGATTGGTCGAAGCGACTAGAAGAATCTTTGAACAAAATAAACAATAA
- a CDS encoding ABC transporter permease, producing MTGFLWLRRNPLSLIFTAISPFSLLFILFVVSGGEYVQFAVAGSLVMALVGYGLALGQDISFYKIEYKMQDVFVASPVSPITYMLGLALSQLLYGLPALLVLLSLAVFFSVSMNFLPLLLLNVFLIWGTMSSIGFFLSSHMLHMRNATQLISFVNVIIAVIPPVFYSIEKLPVELQFISYFVPTTHASLMLQYSMGFPIPEGWSISLGLIVQSVYFVFFILVAKKKALWREN from the coding sequence ATGACAGGATTTCTTTGGTTAAGAAGAAATCCGCTGTCATTAATATTTACGGCCATTTCTCCATTTTCTTTGTTGTTTATCTTATTTGTGGTAAGTGGTGGCGAATATGTACAGTTTGCCGTCGCTGGGAGTCTGGTTATGGCACTAGTAGGTTATGGATTGGCTTTAGGTCAAGATATATCATTTTACAAAATTGAATACAAAATGCAAGATGTATTTGTGGCTTCTCCAGTTTCTCCAATAACCTATATGCTGGGATTGGCTCTGTCACAATTACTTTACGGGCTGCCAGCACTACTAGTCTTACTATCACTTGCCGTATTTTTTTCAGTTTCTATGAATTTTCTCCCTTTGTTACTGTTAAATGTCTTTCTCATTTGGGGGACTATGTCTTCCATAGGATTTTTTTTGTCTTCTCACATGTTACATATGCGAAACGCCACTCAGCTAATTTCTTTCGTAAATGTTATAATTGCGGTTATACCTCCAGTCTTTTATTCAATAGAAAAACTTCCGGTAGAATTGCAATTCATCTCCTATTTTGTTCCCACTACCCACGCATCATTAATGTTGCAATATTCAATGGGTTTCCCAATTCCTGAGGGTTGGTCTATCTCTTTAGGGTTAATTGTCCAATCCGTTTATTTTGTCTTTTTTATATTGGTGGCAAAGAAAAAGGCGTTGTGGAGAGAAAATTAA